A single Candidatus Binataceae bacterium DNA region contains:
- a CDS encoding DUF4160 domain-containing protein, whose amino-acid sequence MPELSRFFGIIIRMFYSDHEPAHFHAIYGEYEALIEIDTLAVFRGSSPRRALALVSNGQRCIATNCAKTGVGRAPEKR is encoded by the coding sequence ATGCCGGAATTGAGCCGGTTTTTTGGAATCATTATCCGCATGTTCTACAGCGACCATGAGCCGGCGCATTTCCATGCGATTTACGGTGAGTATGAAGCATTGATCGAAATCGACACTCTGGCCGTGTTCAGAGGAAGCTCACCGCGCCGCGCGCTCGCGCTGGTGTCGAATGGGCAGCGCTGCATCGCGACGAACTGCGCGAAGACTGGGGTCGGGCGCGCGCCGGAGAAACGTTGA
- a CDS encoding DUF2442 domain-containing protein, producing the protein MALLRTREAQPLEGFKLRLTLTDGSVIERDVSRLLVGPVLEKIRRDPALFAQVRVEGGTVVWPNGADLCPDVLIWGGPPPEEGRQPAPPAQA; encoded by the coding sequence ATGGCTCTTCTGAGAACTCGTGAAGCGCAACCGCTGGAAGGTTTCAAGCTGAGGCTCACGCTTACCGATGGCTCGGTCATCGAACGCGATGTGTCGCGCCTGCTTGTGGGGCCGGTGTTGGAAAAAATTCGGAGGGATCCGGCGCTGTTCGCCCAGGTCCGCGTCGAAGGCGGCACAGTGGTATGGCCGAATGGCGCCGATCTTTGCCCCGACGTTCTCATCTGGGGCGGGCCGCCGCCCGAAGAAGGGCGACAGCCGGCTCCTCCTGCGCAGGCGTGA
- a CDS encoding phospholipase D-like domain-containing protein, with protein sequence MAKSEHQIPLIEPEMPLFDSKRGDSEVAAALEIPDKPEFVDNRELRLVDALRSHLDWLRETYAKPVELSVATGYFNPQGFGMLADRLRNLERTRLLLGAEPLPPPAIPLRMPGEPRGEKLEAKLVREELRKNDEGLARDRNLVPFAPDDDRALAELLEFLKSGKIEVRRFEKAFLHGKAFLFASDEGVISGSSNFTAAGLTSNLELNLGRYDPTPVRKVRDWFDRLWSEAVSYDLAALYAARFEAYDPYLVFLRVLWERYGSELEDEAADSGRIQLTTFQTDGIIRARRICDRYNGVLIADGVGLGKTFVAGKLLQDAIEGRRQRALLIAPAALRDGTWKRFADVHSLYMECVSYEELADDIQLGGTRGHLKQKANDYALVVVDEAQAFRNPLTRRAQALRKLLEGHPSKTLVLLSATPVNNSLWDLYYLLSYFLKQDAALSDLGLRSLREKFADAVKQDPDDLSPDALFDVLDATTVRR encoded by the coding sequence ATGGCAAAGAGCGAGCACCAGATACCGCTGATCGAGCCGGAGATGCCGCTGTTCGATAGCAAGCGGGGCGATTCGGAAGTGGCCGCGGCGCTAGAGATTCCGGACAAGCCTGAGTTCGTTGATAACCGGGAACTGCGGCTGGTCGATGCGCTCAGGAGCCATCTTGATTGGCTGCGTGAAACCTATGCGAAGCCAGTCGAGCTTTCCGTGGCGACAGGCTATTTCAACCCGCAAGGTTTCGGAATGCTTGCCGATCGACTCCGGAATCTGGAGAGGACCCGCCTGCTGCTCGGTGCCGAACCATTGCCGCCGCCGGCGATTCCGCTGCGCATGCCCGGTGAGCCGCGAGGTGAGAAACTCGAGGCCAAGCTCGTCCGCGAAGAGCTGCGAAAGAATGACGAGGGGCTGGCGCGCGACCGCAACCTGGTTCCGTTTGCCCCGGATGATGATCGCGCGCTTGCAGAGCTGCTTGAGTTCCTGAAGAGCGGCAAGATTGAAGTGCGCCGGTTCGAAAAGGCATTTCTGCATGGAAAGGCCTTCCTCTTCGCAAGCGACGAAGGGGTAATTTCGGGCTCGTCGAATTTCACCGCCGCCGGGTTGACCAGCAATCTGGAATTGAATCTCGGCCGCTACGATCCGACGCCGGTCAGGAAGGTCCGCGATTGGTTCGATCGACTATGGTCGGAGGCCGTTTCGTATGATCTGGCCGCGCTATACGCCGCGCGGTTTGAGGCTTACGACCCATATCTGGTTTTCTTGCGTGTGCTCTGGGAGCGTTACGGCTCCGAACTGGAGGATGAGGCGGCCGACAGCGGCCGGATTCAGCTCACGACCTTCCAAACGGACGGAATCATCCGCGCAAGGCGCATCTGCGATCGCTACAACGGCGTCCTTATCGCCGATGGGGTCGGCCTCGGAAAAACCTTTGTGGCTGGCAAGCTGCTCCAGGACGCCATCGAGGGCCGGCGCCAGCGGGCGCTTCTGATTGCTCCAGCGGCCCTGCGCGACGGAACATGGAAGCGGTTCGCAGACGTGCATTCGCTGTACATGGAGTGCGTGTCCTACGAAGAACTCGCCGATGATATTCAGCTCGGCGGGACCCGAGGTCACCTTAAACAAAAGGCGAACGACTATGCCCTGGTGGTGGTTGACGAGGCTCAAGCCTTCCGCAATCCGCTTACCCGTCGGGCCCAGGCGCTGCGCAAGTTGCTCGAAGGCCATCCATCCAAAACGCTGGTCCTGCTTTCGGCAACGCCGGTCAACAATTCGCTCTGGGATCTTTACTACCTGCTTTCGTACTTTCTGAAGCAGGACGCCGCCCTGTCGGACCTCGGACTGCGCTCGTTGCGAGAAAAGTTTGCTGATGCGGTCAAGCAGGATCCGGACGACTTGTCGCCGGATGCCCTGTTCGACGTACTCGATGCGACCACGGTGCGCCGC